A single Xiphias gladius isolate SHS-SW01 ecotype Sanya breed wild chromosome 22, ASM1685928v1, whole genome shotgun sequence DNA region contains:
- the iglon5 gene encoding igLON family member 5: protein MGCPLLWNAFACLILVLLSKGSSLHGAEFGHLPDNITVLEGESVTLRCRIDEEVTHKAWLNRSNILFTGTDKWSLDKRVTLVNSNNSDFSIHIDKVQVTDEGPYTCTFQANNKPRIAHVYLIVQVPARIVNISKNVSVNEGDNVNLYCLAVGRPEPTVTWKDQKYGLVSEGEFLDITEIKRQQAEDYECITNNGVAPPDQRKVKVTVNYPPMITDMKNMPAHLGKTAILRCEAMAVPPASFEWYRDDHRPVESDNTLRIKNEKTRSLLLFTNVTEKHFGNYTCFASNRLGASNASMLLFRPGAIQGRGTGLHAGMSVGVCVWVSLSALLLLKV from the exons GGTCCAGTTTGCACGGAGCGGAATTCGGACACCTGCCGGACAACATTACAGTGTTGGAAGGAGAAAGCGTCACTTTGAG ATGCCGGATCGACGAGGAGGTGACCCACAAGGCCTGGCTGAATCGCTCCAACATCCTGTTCACGGGTACAGACAAGTGGTCGCTGGACAAGCGTGTGACGCTGGTCAACAGTAACAACAGTGACTTCTCTATCCACATTGACAAGGTGCAAGTAACCGATGAGGGGCCCTACACCTGCACCTTCCAGGCCAATAACAAGCCCCGCATCGCCCATGTCTACCTCATCGTCCAAG TGCCGGCCAGAATCGTCAACATCTCAAAAAACGTGTCAGTGAACGAGGGAGACAATGTAAACCTCTACTGTCTGGCAGTGGGTCGGCCTGAGCCCACTGTCACCTGGAAAGACCAGAAAT ATGGGTTGGTGAGTGAGGGGGAGTTTCTCGACATCACAGAGATCAAAAGGCAGCAGGCCGAGGACTACGAATGCATCACCAACAATGGAGTGGCTCCGCCCGATCAGCGCAAGGTCAAGGTCACGGTCAACT ACCCTCCCATGATCACAGACATGAAGAACATGCCAGCCCACTTGGGTAAGACAGCCATCTTGCGCTGTGAAGCCATGGCGGTCCCACCGGCCTCCTTCGAGTGGTACAGAGATGACCACAG GCCGGTGGAGAGTGACAACACCCTGAGGATCAAAAACGAGAAGACGCGCTCACTGTTGCTGTTCACCAATGTGACAGAGAAACACTTTGGCAACTACACCTGCTTTGCCTCAAACCGTCTGGGTGCTTCCAACGCAAGCATGCTGCTGTTTC GACCGGGGGCCATACAGGGGCGAGGGACCGGTTTACATGCAGGGATGAGTGTCggcgtgtgtgtttgggtttctctctctgctcttcttctgcTGAAGGTGTAA